A DNA window from Anas acuta chromosome 4, bAnaAcu1.1, whole genome shotgun sequence contains the following coding sequences:
- the RHOH gene encoding rho-related GTP-binding protein RhoH: MLDSIKCVLVGDSAVGKTSLLVRFTSETFPDAYRPTVYENTGVDVFMDGVQISLGLWDTSGSDAFKGIRPLSYQQADVVLMCYSVANHSSFLNLRNKWIGEIRNHLPRIPVLVVATQTDQRDTGPYRSSCISPMDGKRLAQDVRAKGYLECSALSNRGVQQVFEYAVRTAVNQAKRQNRRKLFSINECKIF, translated from the coding sequence ATGCTGGATTCAATCAAGTGTGTGCTGGTGGGGGACTCTGCGGTGGGGAAAACCTCTCTCTTGGTACGTTTCACCTCCGAGACTTTTCCAGATGCCTACAGACCCACTGTGTATGAAAATACCGGAGTGGATGTCTTCATGGATGGAGTACAGATTAGCCTCGGTCTCTGGGACACGTCGGGCAGCGATGCCTTCAAAGGCATTCGCCCCCTCTCCTACCAGCAGGCAGATGTAGTGCTAATGTGCTACTCGGTGGCGAACCACAGCTCCTTCCTAAACCTGAGGAACAAGTGGATCGGCGAGATCCGCAACCACTTGCCCCGCATCCCCGTGCTGGTGGTGGCCACTCAGACTGACCAGCGTGACACGGGGCCCTACCGCTCCTCCTGCATCAGCCCAATGGACGGGAAGCGGCTCGCCCAGGACGTGCGAGCCAAGGGCTACCTGGAGTGCTCTGCCCTCAGCAACCGCGGCGTGCAGCAGGTGTTCGAGTACGCCGTGCGGACAGCAGTCAACCAAGCCAAAAGGCAGAACAGGCGGAAGCTCTTCTCCATTAACGAGTGCAAGATCTTCTGA